DNA sequence from the Streptomyces sp. NBC_01497 genome:
TCGTTCGACGGCATAGGCAACGGCAGCAACTACTCCACCCCGCGCGACCTGACCGAGCTGGCGAGCAGCGCCATGAAGTACGGCACCTTCCGCAGCGTCGTCAAGACGAAGTCGACCAAACAGAAGGTCACCACGAAGAGCGGCGGCTCCCGCTCGATGGCGTGGACCAACACCAACGGGCTGCTGAGCAGTTACTCCGGCACGATCGGCGTGAAGACGGGCTCGGGCCCCGAGGCGAAGTACTGCCTGGTCTTCGCGGCCACGCGCGGCGGCCGGACCGTCATCGGCACGGTCCTCGCCTCGTCGTCGGAGGCGAACCGCACCGCCGACGCCAGGAAACTCATGGACTACGCCTTCAAGCGCTGACATCCGCACCGGCCGGGACAACCGCAGAGGCCCGCCCAGCGCACGTCATGGGCGGGCCTTCGGCATGCCCGACGTGTCCCGACGCACCACGACGCACCACGGCTGCCCGATCGCGGACCGGCCCGGCACCCCCCCGCCGCCCGCTCGCGGACCGGCCCCGTCACACCTCGTCGTCCTGCTCGCGCCCGGGCCCGCCGGGCCGTGGCCCGGCCGCCTCGCCCATCACGTTGCGCCAGGCCGCCGGGATGTGGCCCGCCACGTCCTCGGCGGCCAGGGGCGCGCCACGCGCCGCGAGGCGGGCCGCCAGGCCGTGCAGGTACGCGCCGACGGAGGCCGCGTCACGCGTCGGGAGGCCCGCCGCGAGCAGGGATCCGGTCAGGCCGGTGAGGACGTCGCCGCTGCCCGCCGTCGCGAGCCAGGGGGTGCCGGTGGCGTTGACCCGTACCGGGACGCCCGGGTCCGGGTCCGCGACCAGGGTCGTGGACCCCTTGAGCAGGACCGTCGCGCCGTAGCGCGCCGCGAGTTCGCGTACCGCCGCCAGCCGGCCCGCCTCGACCTCCGCGCGCTCCGCGCCGAGCAGCGCCGCCGCCTCGCCCGCGTGCGGGGTGAGCAGGGTGGGAGCACTGCGGGCCCGGACCGTCCCCGCGTCCAGCCCGCGCAGCCCGTCCGCGTCGATCAGGACGGGTACGTCGGAGGCGAGCGCGTCGTCCAGCCCGCGTCCCTCGTGCAGGCCGGGGCCCACGGCCCACGCCTGCACACGGCCCGCTCGCGCGGGTGGGCCCTCGCTGACCAGCGTCTCCGGATGGCGTGCGAGGACCGCGTCGCCGCCGGGGCCCACGTACCGCACAGCGCCCGCGCCGCCCCGCAGCGCTCCCGCGACGGCGAGGACCGCAGCGCCCGGGTACTTCGCCGAGCCCGCCACGATCCCGACGAGCCCGCGCCGATACTTGTCGCTCTCACCGCCGGGCGCCGGCAGCAGCCGTGCCACGTCCGCGTGCTGGAGCGCCTCGACGGCCGGGACGGACGGCAGGTGCGGGCCGAGGCCGATGTCCACGAGCCGCAGCACGCCCGCCACCTCGGCCGCCGGGTCGATCAGCAGCCCCGGCTTGTACGTGCCGAAGGTGACGGTCACATCGGCGCGCAGCACCTCGCCCGTCACCGTGCCGTCGTCGGCCGCGACACCGCTCGGCAGGTCCACGGCGACGACCACCGCGTCGCAGCCGCGCGCCGCGCGCGCCACCGGCACCGCGTCGGCGCGCAGCCCGCCGTGCCCGCCGATGCCGGTGATGCCGTCGAGGACGAGGTCCGCGTCGGCGAGCACCGCGAAGGGGTCGTCGGCGGGGCCGAGGATCCGTCCGCCGGCCCGGCGCAGCGCGGCGAGGCCGCCGGGGTGGGCCCGGTCCGGCGCGAGCAGCACCGCGCTGACCCGCGCGCCGCGCCGCGCGAGGCGGGCGCCCGCGTACAGGGCGTCGCCGCCGTTGTCGCCGCTGCCGACGAGCAGGACGGCCCGCGACCCGTACACCCGGCCCAGCAGCCCCGCGCACACGGCGGCGAGACCGGCCGCCGCACGTCCCATCAGCGCGCCCTCGGGCAGCCGCGCCATCAGCTCGCGTTCGGCCGCCCGTACCTTCTCCACCGCGTACGCAGTCCGCATGTGCTCAACCCTCCGCGATCACCACGGCCGACGCCACTCCCGCGTCATGGCTGAGCGAGACGTGCCAGGCCCGTACCCCGAGTTCGGCTGCCCGCGCGGCCACGGTTCCACGCACCCGCAGCAGGGGACGGCCGCTGTCCTCCACATACACTTCCGCGTCCGTCCAGCGCAGGCCGCCGGGGGCGCCGAGCGCCTTGGCGAGCGCCTCCTTCGCCGCGAACCGGGCGGCCAGCGACGCGATACCGCGCGGGCCTCCGTCCGGCAGCCGCAACTCGTCGTCGACGAAGAGGCGTTCCCTCAGCTGAGGGGTGCGTTCCAGGGACTGCCCGAACCGCTCGATCTCCGCCACGTCGATCCCCACCCCGATGATCACTTCTCCGGTAACTCCCTCACTCGGCGCGCCACCACGTCACTCCACCGTGACGGATTTCGCCAGGTTGCGCGGCTGGTCGACGTCGTTGCCGCGCGTCGTCGCCAGTTCGCAGGCGAACACCTGCAACGGGACGGTCGCGACGAGCGGCTGGAGCAGCGTCGGTGTCACGGGGACACGCACGAGATGGTCGGCGTACGGCACCACGCTCTCGTCGCCCTCCTCCGCGATGACCACGGTCCGGGCGCCGCGCGCCCTGATCTCCTGGATGTTCGAGACGATTTTGTCGTGCAGCACGGAGCGGCCGCGCGGCGAGGGTACGACCACGACCACCGGCAGGTCCGCCTCGACCAGCGCGATCGGCCCGTGCTTGAGCTCCCCGGCCGCGAACCCCTCGGCGTGCATGTAGGCGAGTTCCTTGAGTTTGAGGGCGCCTTCAAGGGCGACCGGATAGCCCACGTGGCGGCCGAGGAACAGCACGGTCCCCTTGTCCGCGAGGGACCGCGCCAGCTCGCGCACCGGCTCCATCGTCGCGAGTACCTCCTCCACCTGGCCCGGGATCCGCGAGAGTTCGCACACGACGTCCCGGATCTCGTCACCCCACTTCGTACCGCGCACCTGCCCGAGGTAGAGGGCCACCAGGTAGCAGGCGACGAGCTGGGTGAGGAACGCCTTCGTGGAGGCGACGGCCACCTCGGGGCCGGCGTGCGTGTAGAGCACGGCGTCGGACTCGCGGGGGATGGTCGAGCCGTTGGTGTTGCAGATCGCGAGGACGTGCGCGCCCTGCTCGCGGGCGTGGCGCACCGCCATCAGCGTGTCCATCGTCTCGCCGGACTGCGAGATCGCGACGACGAGTGTGCGCTGGTCGAGGATCGGGTCGCGGTAGCGGAACTCGCTGGCGAGTTCCACCTCGCAGGGCATACGGGTCCAGTGCTCGATCGCGTACTTGGCGATGAGGCCCGAGTGGAAGGCCGTGCCGCACGCGACGATGACGACCTTCTCCGCCTCGCGCAGCACCTCGGCCGGGATGCGGACCTCGTCGAGGGCGAGCGTGCCGTCGGAGCCGATCCGGCCGAGGAGCGTGTCGGCGACGGCCTTCGGCTGCTCGGCGATCTCCTTGAGCATGAACGAGGCGTAGCCGCCCTTCTCGGCGGCCGACGCGTCCCAGTCGATGTGGAAGGGCCGCACCTCGGCGGGTCCGCCGTCGAACCCGGTGACGGTGACGCCGTCGCGGCGGGCCTCCACGACCTGGTCCTGGCCGAGTTCGAGGGCGTCCCGGGTGTGCGCGATGAAGGCGGCCACATCGGAGGCGAGGAACGCCTCTCCGTCGCCGACCCCGACGACCAGGGGCGAGTTGCGGCGGGCGCCGACGACGACGTCCGGCGCGTCCGCGTGCACCGCGACCAGGGTGAAGGCGCCCTCCAGCCGGCGGCACACCTGGCGCATCGACTCGGCGAGATCGCCGCAGCCGGAGAACGCCTCGGCGAGCAGGTGGGAGACGACCTCGGTGTCGGTCTCGGACTGGAGCGTGTGCCCGCGCGCGGCCAGTTCGGCGCGCAGGGCGGCGAAGTTCTCGATGATCCCGTTGTGGACGACGGCGACGCGGCCCGCGTTGTCGAGGTGGGGGTGCGCGTTGGCGTCGTTGGGCACGCCGTGGGTGGCCCAGCGGGTGTGCCCGACGCCGGCCGTCCCGGTGGGCAGGGGCGTCTCGGCGAGCGCCTTGTCGAGGTTGACGAGCTTCCCGGACCGCTTCACCATGGCGAGCCCGCCGTCGGCGAGGACGGCCACGCCGGCGGAGTCGTACCCCCGGTATTCGAGGCGCTTCAGTCCGGCGATCACCACATCGAGCGCCGACTGGGAGCCGACGTATCCCACAATTCCGCACATAACGGCAGCCTACGGGGGTGACGGCACGCACACGGGCCAACGCGCGGGGGCACCGGCCCCACCCCACCCGGTTGTGCCGCCGGGCAGGGTGGTGGCACGACCGGGGCCCCACCGAGACACGATCCCGGGGCAATCGAGGACGCGGGCCGCGCGGCACGGCGCCGCGCCCCGGACGCCGCGACCCCCCGACCCGGCCCGGCCCGAGCCGGGCGCGCGACCGGGGCGCGACCGGGCGCGGCGCCCGTCGCGGACTCCGTCGCCGGGGCGCGGTCCGGCGTCCGCGACCACCCGGCAAGGGGACAACCCCGGATTCCTCTGGTGGCCGGCACCCACAACGGCCTTCAATAGGGACGTGACGCTCCGCTCCCTGCTCAGCCTCCCCCGCATGCTCCGGCACGGCTCCACGATCGGAACCGATCTGCCGCCCGACACCGCCGTCGTCCTCGACCCGCCCGCGCCGCGGCTGCGCACCGCCCTGATCGCCGCGGCGGGCGGTGACCACCGGCCGGTCCGGGCCCTGCTGGCCGCGACCCGGCTCGACGGCGAGTGGGAGAACCGCGGCGCGTGGGTGCCCCGCCTGGCGAGCGCCGCGCTGCACAATCCCGGCTGGCTGGACGACTGGCTCGCCGCCTCGCCCGACGACCCGGACGCGGCACTGCTCCGGGCGGCGGTGAGCCTCAAGCACGCCTGGGCGGTCCGCACGGGAGCGCGGGCCAAGGACCTTCCCCAGGACCAGTTCCAGGCGTTCTTCGCGCTGCTCGACGACGCGGTGCCGGTGGTCAGTGCGGCGGCCGACGCCAACCCGTCGGACCCGGTGCCCTGGCAGCTCGCGCTGGAGCACGCGACGGGCAGCCAGTCGCCGCGCGAGGTCTTCGACGCGTACTGGGCCGAGGCCGTGGCGCGGGCCCCGCACCACTACGGCTGCCATGTGGCCGCGCTGCAGTACGTGTGCGAGAAGTGGCACGGCTCGCACGAGGAGATGTTCGACTTCGCGGAGCGCGCGGCCGAGGGCGCGCTGCCGGGCTCGAAACTGCACGCCCTGCCGCTGCTCGCGGCGGTCGAGTACGACGTGCTCGCGGAGGCGGTCGGCGGCGACGACGCGCGCCACTCCCGTATCTCGCGCACGCGGGTACGGGCGGCCGTCGACCGGGCGCTCGCCCTGGTCGGGACCTACGAGCCGGGCGACCCGGAGATCGCGGACGTACGCAACCACCTGGCGCTCATGCTGCTGCTCGCCCGGCGGCCCGAGGAGTCGCTCGCGCAGTTCAGCGCGATCGGCACGCACGCGACGGAGTACCCGTGGGCGTACTTCGGCCCGCCGCGCGAGCAGT
Encoded proteins:
- a CDS encoding holo-ACP synthase, which encodes MIIGVGIDVAEIERFGQSLERTPQLRERLFVDDELRLPDGGPRGIASLAARFAAKEALAKALGAPGGLRWTDAEVYVEDSGRPLLRVRGTVAARAAELGVRAWHVSLSHDAGVASAVVIAEG
- the glmS gene encoding glutamine--fructose-6-phosphate transaminase (isomerizing); translated protein: MCGIVGYVGSQSALDVVIAGLKRLEYRGYDSAGVAVLADGGLAMVKRSGKLVNLDKALAETPLPTGTAGVGHTRWATHGVPNDANAHPHLDNAGRVAVVHNGIIENFAALRAELAARGHTLQSETDTEVVSHLLAEAFSGCGDLAESMRQVCRRLEGAFTLVAVHADAPDVVVGARRNSPLVVGVGDGEAFLASDVAAFIAHTRDALELGQDQVVEARRDGVTVTGFDGGPAEVRPFHIDWDASAAEKGGYASFMLKEIAEQPKAVADTLLGRIGSDGTLALDEVRIPAEVLREAEKVVIVACGTAFHSGLIAKYAIEHWTRMPCEVELASEFRYRDPILDQRTLVVAISQSGETMDTLMAVRHAREQGAHVLAICNTNGSTIPRESDAVLYTHAGPEVAVASTKAFLTQLVACYLVALYLGQVRGTKWGDEIRDVVCELSRIPGQVEEVLATMEPVRELARSLADKGTVLFLGRHVGYPVALEGALKLKELAYMHAEGFAAGELKHGPIALVEADLPVVVVVPSPRGRSVLHDKIVSNIQEIRARGARTVVIAEEGDESVVPYADHLVRVPVTPTLLQPLVATVPLQVFACELATTRGNDVDQPRNLAKSVTVE
- a CDS encoding NAD(P)H-hydrate dehydratase, whose protein sequence is MRTAYAVEKVRAAERELMARLPEGALMGRAAAGLAAVCAGLLGRVYGSRAVLLVGSGDNGGDALYAGARLARRGARVSAVLLAPDRAHPGGLAALRRAGGRILGPADDPFAVLADADLVLDGITGIGGHGGLRADAVPVARAARGCDAVVVAVDLPSGVAADDGTVTGEVLRADVTVTFGTYKPGLLIDPAAEVAGVLRLVDIGLGPHLPSVPAVEALQHADVARLLPAPGGESDKYRRGLVGIVAGSAKYPGAAVLAVAGALRGGAGAVRYVGPGGDAVLARHPETLVSEGPPARAGRVQAWAVGPGLHEGRGLDDALASDVPVLIDADGLRGLDAGTVRARSAPTLLTPHAGEAAALLGAERAEVEAGRLAAVRELAARYGATVLLKGSTTLVADPDPGVPVRVNATGTPWLATAGSGDVLTGLTGSLLAAGLPTRDAASVGAYLHGLAARLAARGAPLAAEDVAGHIPAAWRNVMGEAAGPRPGGPGREQDDEV